Within Rothia sp. ZJ932, the genomic segment CACCTGCGCCCGCACCTTGTAACGGTCCATGATTTTCTGCGCCAGGTTATCTTTGGGTCGAAACTCCGCATTAAGACTAATACGCACGATGCCCTCAGCCCGCGCATCCTTCAAAAGCCGGGAGATGCTGGCGCGTGACACCTGGTAGCGGGCGGCGATGGTTTCCATAGTGAGCCCCTGCATGTAGTAGAGGTCAGCCACTTCGTAGATATATTGTGAACGATTGTGCATAGTTTTTATCTTATAGCGCACATTCGTTCATATTGTTAGGGTTGAGCTGACTCACAGGTCAAGATGGTTGCAAGACACTTTTAGAAGCAAAGGAAAGGCATCACACCGTGTACACCACACGTTTCGCCCACGCAAGCCACCTCAACGCAGCTTCACGCCAGCAAGCATTTGACGCCATGACTGATGATGAAGGCGTGGATATTCTGATCATTGGCGGCGGTGTTACCGGCGCTGGCATCGCCCTGGATGCAGCCACCCGCGGGTTACGCACCGCCATTATTGACGCCGGCGATTGGGCAACCGGAACCAGCGCCTGGTCATCAAAGCTAGTTCACGGCGGTCTGCGCTACCTCTATAACCTTGACTTCAAGCTCGTAGCAGAGGCCCTCAAAGAACGTGGTCTTCTGCTAGAGAAAACAGCTCCCCACCTGGTCAAAGCTCAGCCTTTCCTCTGGCCCCTGAAAATGCCCGTGATTGAACGTGCCTACTCGGCCGTTGGAATCGGTATGTACGACGCTATGGCTTATGCAGGTACCCGCGGGCGTCGCACCGTACCCACCCAGAAGCACTTCAGTAAAAAGGGTGCCCTCAAAATCTTCCCCGACATCAAAAACGATGTGTTTACCGGCGCCATTCAGTTCTACGATGCCCGTGTTGATGACACCCGCCTAGTCATCGACCTGGTGCGCACCGCAGCGGGCTACGGTGCTCTGGCGGCTTCTCGCGTCAAGCTCACCAACGTCACCAAAAATAACCTGGGCACCGTCATTGGTGCCGAAGTGCTCAACCGAGAAACCGGTGACACCGCCACTATTAAGGCAAAACACATCATCAACGCCACCGGTGTATGGACAGAAGAAACCCAGTCTATTGCCAACCAGGACGCGGGGCTGGAAGTGCTCGCGTCTAAGGGCATTCACATTCTGGTACCGCGCGATCGCATCAAAGCAACCAGCGGCATCTTCACCATGACAGAAAAATCCGTGCTGTTCATTATTCCCTGGCAACGATACTGGATTATCGGCACCACCGACACGCCCTACACCGAAGACATTAACAACCCGGTAGCTACGTCAAAGGACATTCAGTACGTTCTTGATGAAGCCAACCGCCTGCTGGATAACGAACTAACTGCCGACGATATTATCGGCACCTACGCCGGTTTGCGTCCGCTTCTGCAGCCCAAGCTCAAAGAAGGTTCAGAGGCATCTTCTACCAAGGTTTCACGCGAACATACCGTTACCGAGATTGCGCCGGGAATGAGCGCCATCGCCGGCGGCAAGCTCACCACCTACCGCGTCATGGCTAAGGACGCCGTTGATTTCGCTCTCGGAGAGACCGCCAAGTACCGCCCCTGCGTCACCGAATCTATCGAGCTGGTGGGCGCAACCGGTTATCGTGCCGCTGAAGCAGCGCGCTCATCCATCGCCCAGGCACAGGGCTGGAACGATGAGCGCATGACCCACCTGCTCGAACGCTACGGCGCTGAGATCCACGATCTGCTGGCGCTCATTAAAGAGAACCCCGAACTGGGCAAGCCCCTTGAGCACGCACCCCAGTTCCTGCGCGCTGACGTCGTTTTCGGCGTGCGCTACGAAGGTGCCCTGCACCTTGAAGATATCTTGATTCGCCGCGTCCGCCTTGATCTTGAGCAGCGTGACCGTGGCCTAACAAGCGCCGAAGAAATTATCGCCCTCATGAGCGAAGAACTCGGTTGGGACGCCGCCACCGAACAGCACGAGCTAGATACCTACCGCGCCCGTGTGGAGGCTATTGCCGCAGCTGAAACCGAGACCACTGACCGCGCAGCAACCGCTCACCTGAGCAACGCAGAAACTGTAGTTGGCTAACAACAACTACCCCTGGTGCAGCCTGCGGCTCGGCACTATCAGCCGGGTAGCAGGCTACACCAGTGCCAGAAACTGACACTTTTCCCGCTACACATTCAGCACCACAAGGCAGACTTATTGCCTAGGGTTTTGAAAATATATTTCTCACTACATAAATATTCTTCACGGTAAGAATCTTTAACGTACAGAGTCGTACAGAAAGGACGCGCACATGAGCTTGTCAGCATCAACGCTGGTTGCCGAAGGCGCAACCGCCCTCAAAACAGCAGAGGGCACAGCAACCACCCTGGGAGTTTTCTCTTCAGAGGTGCTAGGAACCGCCGTTCTCATTCTCTTGGGTGCCGGTGTTTGTGCCGCAGTCACCCTGCCCAAATCGGCAGCCAAAAATACCGATTGGCTAACCATCGGCTTCGGTTGGGCGATGGCAGTGTTCGCCGCTGTCTATGTATCAGCTCCTTCGGGTGCCCACCTCAACCCCGCAGTTACCGTTGGCCTTTTTGTAGCAGGTAATGACTTCGCCCCCGGTATCGCCCCCACCGTGCCTAACATGTTTGTTTACTTTGCCGGTGAGTTCTTGGGTGCTTTCGTTGGTGCCTGGCTTGCCTACTTGGCTTTCAAGAAACACTTTGATGAAGCAGAACCCAATACCACCCGCGGTGTCTTCTCAACCGCACCGGCAATCCGCTCCTACGGGTGGAACCTCGTCACCGAAGCTATTGGCACCTTCGTTCTGGTCGGCTTCGTGGTCGCATCAGGTCTCACTCCTTCAGGTCTTGGTCCACTCGGCGTAGCGCTGATCGTTTTGGCAATCGGTCTTTCATTGGGCACCCCCACCGGTTACGCCATCAACCCGGCACGTGACCTAGCACCTCGCATCGCCCATGCCCTCATGCCTATCAAGGGTAAGGGCTCCTCAGACTGGGCATACGCCTGGGTGCCAGTAGTTGGCCCTATCATAGGCGCTACTGCCGCAGCACTGATTATTCCCACCATGCTGGGCATCTAACCTTCTTTCACCCCACCGGGGCGGACGCGTCCACCCCTCAACCCTCCACTCACAAACCGACAAAGGAGTTAAATCATGAGTGAAAAAACCCTCCCCGAACGCAAGAAGTACATCCTCTCAATTGACCAGGGCACCACGTCCTCCCGTGCCATTCTCTTCAATAAGCAGGGAGAAATCGTCTCGGTCGGTCAGCACGAACACGAACAGATTTTCCCGAAAGCGGGCTGGGTAGAACATGACCCCGCAGAGATCTGGACCAACATCCGCAAATCTGTCGGTGAAGCACTCACCAAGGCTGAGGTCAACCACCACGAAATCGCTGCCGTCGGTATCACTAACCAGCGCGAAACCGCTGTGGTGTGGGATAAGAACACCGGCGAACCCATCTACAACGCCATCGTTTGGCAAGATACCCGCACCCAAAAAATTTGCGAGGAGCTCGGTGGCGAAGAAGGCCCCAGCAAATACCATGACATTGTGGGGCTCAACCTTGCCACCTATTTCTCCGGCCCCAAAATCAAGTGGATTCTCGATAACGTAGAAGGCGCCCGCGAAAAAGCTGAAGCAGGCGATCTGCTCTTCGGCAACACCGACACCTGGGTTGTTTGGAACCTCACCGGCGGTGTGGACGGCGGCGTTCACGTCACCGACGTTACCAATGCTTCACGTACCATGCTGATGAACATCCGCACCCTGGAATGGGACGAAAACATCGCCAAGGACATGGGCATCCCCATGAGCATGCTGCCCGAGATTAAGTCCTCCTCTGAAATCTACGGCTACGGTCGCCCCAAGGGTCTACTCAATGGCACCCCCATCGCCGGTATTCTTGGTGACCAGCAGGCAGCGACCTTCGGTCAGGCGTGCTTTGAAAAAGGCATGGCAAAGAACACCTACGGCACCGGTAACTTCATGCTGATGAACACCGGCGAAGAACCCGTCATCTCTGAGAACGGTTTGCTCACCACCGTCGCCTACAAGATTGGCGAGAATAAGCCCGTCTACGCCCTTGAGGGTTCAGTGGCGGTTTCAGGTTCACTCATTCAGTGGTTGCGCGACAATCTCAAGATGATTAATGACGCCTCAGAGTCAGAAGCGCTGGCAACCTCCGTTGAAGATTCGGGTGGCTGCTACATCGTTCCTGCCTTCTCTGGTCTTTTTGCTCCCCACTGGCGTCCGGATGCACGCGGCGTCATCGTTGGTCTGACCCGCTACGTCAATCGCGCCCACATTGTGCGAGCAGCGCTGGAAGCAACCGCTTGGCAGACCCGCGAAGTGCTCGATGCGATGAACGCTGATTCCGGTGTTGAGCTTTCTGAGCTGCGCGTGGACGGTGGTATGACCGCTAATGAGTTCCTCATGCAGTTCCAGGCTGACATTCTGGGTGTGCCCGTTATTCGCCCCAAGGTCATTGAGACCACCGCCCTCGGTGCTGCCTACGCAGCCGGCATCGCTGTTGGTTTCTGGGAGGGTGAACAGGACGTCACCGCCAACTGGTCAGAGGATAAGCGCTGGGAGCCTTCCATGGATCGGGGCGACGTCGAACGCCAGTACCGTACCTGGAAGAAGGCAGTCTCTAAGACCCTGGGTTGGGTTGATGAGGACGTAGATTCCGAGTAACCCCTTGCAGGGAACCAACACAAGAGGTGACCACGAGAAGTGATGGTGACCGTACATTTTACGGTCAGCATTACTTCTCGTGGTCACCTCAAATATGAATGAAACGTTTGTTCCTGTAGAAATCAGTGATACAAGTATGGACGCGCAGTACCCACTCGCTGTTAGGCTGAATATCATGGCTACAGCTTCTTCACTCAAAAACCGTCTGCAAGCCCTCGACGGCAAGCCCTATGGGGCGCTTAGATCTCTCACCGGCAGCTACACTTTTGATGGTTTCACCCTGCGCATCGATCAGGTACAGTCTGATCCTTACGCTCCGCCCTCGCGCGTCCGGCTGATAGTGCCTCTACCCAGCACTCAGCTGCCCAGCGAAGTGCTTGAAACTCGACAGCAGCAGGTAGCGGTGCGGGATTTTATTGCCCGTGATATAGCGGACGCGGTTGCCCACGGTCCTCGTGAGTTTGGCTTTGTGGCACCGGGGCAAGAGATTCTTAATCGTTCCTCGGTAGTTGTTACAGATGAGGTATTGGAAGTTCGTCTAACTTTCGCTTTCCCCGCTGCAGGTAGGCGCGTCAAAGGGCGCCTTGCAGCTGAACTTCTCACCGAAGAGCTAGCTGATCTGGTGCGGTACTCAGCGCTGGGTGCTGATCTTGAGGTGGTAAAGCTACGGGAGCATGTTGCCACCTACACCGATTTTCTGTGGATTCAGCGGCAGCTTGAGGAACGCGGTTTAGTTGCTTTTGTTGCCAATGGTTCGGCGCTGGCGCGGTCTAGCGGTGCTAGTGATACTCCTTCGCAGCGTAATGTGCCTTTCACTAGCCCCGATTCACTCTCTACCAGTCTCACCACGCCTTCAGGCAGAAGGCTGACAGGTCTGGGAATTGGACAGGGCATCACCCTGATTGTGGGTGGCGGCTACCACGGCAAATCTACCCTTTTGCAGGCGATTGAACGCGGTGTTTATGCCCATGTTCCCGGCGATGGACGCGAGTTTGTGGTTACGGCATCGGCTGCGGTAAGTGTGCGAGCTGAGGACGGACGCAGCGTGGCGGGTGTTGATATTTCCCCCTTTATTGCGGGTTTGCCGGGCGGGGTGTCCACTGAGGTTTTCTCAACGGCTAATGCTTCAGGGTCAACGTCTCAGGCAGCTGGCATCGCTGAGGCTTTGGAGATCGGTAGCGACCTGTTGCTGATTGATGAGGATACCTCAGCTACTAACTTCATGATTCGCGACGAGGCGATGCGAGCGCTTATTAATGCCAGCCACGAGCCGATTACGCCCTTCGTTGATCGGGTGCGGGGCTTGTATGAGGGGGTGGGTGTTTCAACCGTTATGGTGGTCGGTGGCTCGGGTGCTTTCTTTGGGTTGGCTGATACGGTGATTGCTCTCACGGAGTATGTTCCGTCTGATGTGACGGCGCGGGCTCATGAAATAGCGGGGTCGTCCCCTATTACCCGCAGCAGTGGAGATACCGACTTCTGGGTTGATTATCTGAGGGAGCTGCCGCGTTCACCCCGCGGTTTGGGCATGGGTAATGTGCGTAAGCCTCCCCGTGCTAAGGGGCTTCAGACTATTCAGGTAGATAGACAAGAGATTGATGTGCGGGCGCTCAGTCAGCTGACAGATGCCGCTCAAACTCAGGCAATAGCACGGGCGTTGCTCCTGGTGGAGAAGAAGCTAGCGCACGACATGTCCCTCGCGCGAGCTGTCCATGAAACCTGCGGTGACCTTGAGGTGAAGGATCTGGATATCCTGGCGCCAGCCCGCGGCGATATGGCAGCTCCCCGCGCGTCCGAACTTATGGGCGCTATCAGCAGGTGGCGTGGAATCAAGTAAACGATGTATCTCGCCCCCCCCGTTAGCAACAGTGTGGACTCTCCAGAATTATTATTTGAGTTCTGCAAATCTCTCTATTGCTTGGTCGTAGGCGGCTACAACGTCTGATATTTCTACGATGGGAGGCAGCAGCCCTGCTTCTTGGTGTTCGAGGAGGAACTCGGCAAGGACGTAGGCGGAGGCTTCGCTCTCATCGAGCACGCCGTGGGTATAGTCAGCGGCATCTACCAAATCCAAGAGGGGTTTGGCAACACCGTAGTCGCCTTGCAGGGCTGCTTGGTAGGTGCCGGTACTTTCTAGGGTAATTCCTAGAATGAGTTCTGATGCCATAGCATGCTCCATTTTCTACAAAATTGAATATTATGTTTTCATTCTATAGTTATAGTTACCTCACCGAACAGGGGTTTCCTCGTTGAATTAACAACAACCCTCAGTGCCCCATTTCACTCGCCACTGGCTGAGGTCGTGAAAGAATAGATGTATGCAAGATTCTTCATCAATACCCTCAGCAACCTCAGCCGAGAATGACCGGCAGGTGAGTGAGCGCGTCCACCATACACTGGTAGAAACCCCGCTGGGTCAGATGCATCTTGCTGCTCGTGAGGACGCTTTGATTGGGGCATGGTTTACGGGGCAGGCGCATTTTCCGGCAAAACACCACCTGGGTGAGAAAGTTGAGCCCAGCCGCCACCCCATTTTGGAGCAGGCAGCGCGTGAGCTCGAAGAGTATTTTGCGAAAGAACGCAAGAGTTTTGAGGTGCCGTTAGCTCCCGATGGAACAGATTTTCAATTGGCGGTCTGGGATTCACTCAAAGATATTCCTTTTGGCTATACCACCACCTACGGAGCTATTTCTAAAATCGTGGGACCGGGCGCACCGGCACAAGCTGTGGGTCAGGCGGTAGGTCATAATAAGGTTTCTATTTTTATTCCCTGCCACCGGGTTCTCTCAGCAGATGGCAAGCTGACCGGTTACGCGGGAGGGGTAGAACGCAAGCAGTATCTTCTTGATCTAGAAGCACCCAGCGCCGCAGAAGAAGGGCGTCTGTTCTAGCGCTGTGAACGATACCCTCTTGGGCGATTCTGACCTCGCCCATCAACCCCACGAGGTTCTGCCAGGCGTGGTAGATTTACCCAACTGGCTCACCGAAAGCAGCAGGTCTTTGGGGTGCGCCAGTTTCAAGTCTTTGCCCGCGACGGGGTTACCTGCACACAGCCCCCGCGTTATGGAGAAGAAAATGTCGGTGGAGATGACCTTACCAGGTGGCATTGGAGTAATTGTAGCTACTCTAAAACTACCCCTGAGTTAGGCGGAGCGGTGCCCCTACCTGATTGGTTAACGCAGCTGGAGCAAAAGGCAATTACGGACGCCTACTCCCCAGACTTCGCTCCCAGCGGGCCGCAGCTGCCCGGTAGTGAGGTCAAGCAGTGGGCGCAACAGTACACTCCCGATGTTGCTCTCGTGAACTATTACTCACCGCAGGTATCTATGGGTATGCACCAAGAGCAGGAACGCTCTAGCACTCCGGTAGTTTCTCTTTCTATTGGCAACTCAGCATTTTTTAGGGCGGGAAACACCGAGAACAGAAACCAGCCCTTTACAGACAGATTTGTTGTTAGCTTCTGGGGATTTGTTAGTTTTTTGGCGGTCCCAGTAGGTTCATGTTTCATGGAGTTCCCAAGATTCTTAGCGGTTCGCTACCTGACTCCCTCGAACGGGCACGGTTTGATGCAGGGGCGATTCAACCTCTCAACCTCACGTTGCGAGAAACCGGTTTGAACCCCGAGCTTAACGCCAGCAGATAATCGTGGCACCTAATGTACTGGAAGGACGTTCTTATGACTGAGGAACTTGTGCGGCCTGACTGGGCGCGCACTGATGAGCTGCTGCGCCATTATTACGATACCGAGTGGGGTGTACCCGTTACCGATGAGCGCGGCGTCTACGAGCGCCTGTGCTTGGAGGGATTTCAGGCGGGGCTTTCCTGGCGCACGGTTCTTGCCAAGCGTGAGGCTTTCCGGGAGGTCTTTGCCGGCTTTGTTCCCGAGGTAGTTGCAACCTTTACCGAGGACGATGTTGAGCGTATCGCCGCTGATGCACGCGTTATTAGGCACCGGGGTAAGATTCGGGCAGCTATTTCTAATGCGCAAGTAACCCTTGACCTACGCGAGCGCGCTGGCGCTGATGCGAGCGTGCAGGGGTTTGAGATTCCGCGAGTGAGCGGCGACCCGCTGGTGATTGAGCTGGGTTTGCCCGCTCTGGTGTGGTCTTTCAAGCCCGAAGTCACGCCGATTCCGCGCGTCCTTGCCGATATTCCTACTCAGGACGCACATTCGGCAACACTGGCGAAAGCGTTGAAGAAAGAGGGCATGAAGTTCATTGGCCCCACCAGTGCTTATGCGCTCATGGAGGCTATCGGGGTTATCGACACCCACCTGGTTGATTCTCACCGGCGAGGTATCTCAAGGCTTTATGCAGAGTGAGGTGAGGGGCTAGACCGCTACCCCAATGCCCTCGATAATTGATCCCAGCCACCAGGTCCAAAGGAAGGCAAAGGCTAGAGGGATAAAGAGCCAAAGGTAGCCGTAGCGGCGGGTGATGCTTGCGGTAATAATACCCAGCAGCGAGATGAGGGGCACCACGAAAATCAGCATGAGACCGGGGTAGGTTTCAGCTTCGCCCAGCCAGGGTCGCACAATATCGTAAGGCACAACGAAGATGGAAAGGTGCAGCGCAATATCGAGAACAGCTAACCAGGGAACGAGCTTGCGAAACATAGGCAGAACCTTCTTAACCCCAGTATAATAGGTATGACGTTACTTGCATATCTTGTAGTACTCACTATAGCAAGTTCTGTGACAACTATGATGACCGGGCTTAAGTAGCTTACTGACAGCTATCCAGGGACATGCGCACGTCACATATAGCGTTGCTCACCGTACACCCAGTAACCTTGCTTTATACACATTCGCACTTACCTTGAAGGATTCTCCCGTGATCTCTTCCCGCCGTTTCGCCGCAGGTATCGTCACCGACCACGACGGAGCAGACGCAGACATCATCGCAGACCTCGCCGGACTACCTCAGCCCTCATGGGTAGCCATGAACCCACACACACACGCTCCGGACACATCGTCTACGCGCTCAACAGCCCTGTATGCCTCACCGATGCAGGACACCGCGCACCAGTGAACCTATAGCACGCGTTAAACAAGGACTCACAGACATTCTCGGCGGAGACATCGGCTACGGCGGAAGAATTACCAAAACCCCACCAACACGGCTCATATGCCCCTCTGGCGCAACACCGAAGCTCTTTACGGGCTCAAAAAGACCTCGCAAGGGCTCTAGGGAGACGTCGGAGCCCTCCCAGCCGCCTCACAGGAACGCTCAGATAAGCGTGAAAGATTGATAAAAGAGATTCTAGGAGAGCTTTAGTGTCTGCCCAAGCACAAAGAAAACGCACTAAAACTGCCCGCGAAATTGCAAACCGCTTCGGAATCAGTGAGCGCACCGTACGAACGATGATTGCTGAGCCTCGTGACCAGTACCTAGCTCGTGCAAAATATAAAAGAAAACAAGCAGCAGAACTTCGTACCCAGAGGCTTTCAATCCGAAAGATTGCTGAAAAAATAGGAGTCTCTAAGTCATCTACTGGACGATATGTTCAGGAATACGAAAAACGCAGTAACTGAAAAAGCATATAGAAAACTTTTAAAGATCTTACGTTCACCACCACATATCAAAGCTGAATTCAAACCCTTCTTCGGTTAGCTTTTTCACTAGATAAAAATATTCT encodes:
- a CDS encoding glycerol-3-phosphate dehydrogenase/oxidase; this encodes MYTTRFAHASHLNAASRQQAFDAMTDDEGVDILIIGGGVTGAGIALDAATRGLRTAIIDAGDWATGTSAWSSKLVHGGLRYLYNLDFKLVAEALKERGLLLEKTAPHLVKAQPFLWPLKMPVIERAYSAVGIGMYDAMAYAGTRGRRTVPTQKHFSKKGALKIFPDIKNDVFTGAIQFYDARVDDTRLVIDLVRTAAGYGALAASRVKLTNVTKNNLGTVIGAEVLNRETGDTATIKAKHIINATGVWTEETQSIANQDAGLEVLASKGIHILVPRDRIKATSGIFTMTEKSVLFIIPWQRYWIIGTTDTPYTEDINNPVATSKDIQYVLDEANRLLDNELTADDIIGTYAGLRPLLQPKLKEGSEASSTKVSREHTVTEIAPGMSAIAGGKLTTYRVMAKDAVDFALGETAKYRPCVTESIELVGATGYRAAEAARSSIAQAQGWNDERMTHLLERYGAEIHDLLALIKENPELGKPLEHAPQFLRADVVFGVRYEGALHLEDILIRRVRLDLEQRDRGLTSAEEIIALMSEELGWDAATEQHELDTYRARVEAIAAAETETTDRAATAHLSNAETVVG
- a CDS encoding MIP/aquaporin family protein; translated protein: MSLSASTLVAEGATALKTAEGTATTLGVFSSEVLGTAVLILLGAGVCAAVTLPKSAAKNTDWLTIGFGWAMAVFAAVYVSAPSGAHLNPAVTVGLFVAGNDFAPGIAPTVPNMFVYFAGEFLGAFVGAWLAYLAFKKHFDEAEPNTTRGVFSTAPAIRSYGWNLVTEAIGTFVLVGFVVASGLTPSGLGPLGVALIVLAIGLSLGTPTGYAINPARDLAPRIAHALMPIKGKGSSDWAYAWVPVVGPIIGATAAALIIPTMLGI
- the glpK gene encoding glycerol kinase GlpK, whose amino-acid sequence is MSEKTLPERKKYILSIDQGTTSSRAILFNKQGEIVSVGQHEHEQIFPKAGWVEHDPAEIWTNIRKSVGEALTKAEVNHHEIAAVGITNQRETAVVWDKNTGEPIYNAIVWQDTRTQKICEELGGEEGPSKYHDIVGLNLATYFSGPKIKWILDNVEGAREKAEAGDLLFGNTDTWVVWNLTGGVDGGVHVTDVTNASRTMLMNIRTLEWDENIAKDMGIPMSMLPEIKSSSEIYGYGRPKGLLNGTPIAGILGDQQAATFGQACFEKGMAKNTYGTGNFMLMNTGEEPVISENGLLTTVAYKIGENKPVYALEGSVAVSGSLIQWLRDNLKMINDASESEALATSVEDSGGCYIVPAFSGLFAPHWRPDARGVIVGLTRYVNRAHIVRAALEATAWQTREVLDAMNADSGVELSELRVDGGMTANEFLMQFQADILGVPVIRPKVIETTALGAAYAAGIAVGFWEGEQDVTANWSEDKRWEPSMDRGDVERQYRTWKKAVSKTLGWVDEDVDSE
- a CDS encoding ABC-ATPase domain-containing protein yields the protein MATASSLKNRLQALDGKPYGALRSLTGSYTFDGFTLRIDQVQSDPYAPPSRVRLIVPLPSTQLPSEVLETRQQQVAVRDFIARDIADAVAHGPREFGFVAPGQEILNRSSVVVTDEVLEVRLTFAFPAAGRRVKGRLAAELLTEELADLVRYSALGADLEVVKLREHVATYTDFLWIQRQLEERGLVAFVANGSALARSSGASDTPSQRNVPFTSPDSLSTSLTTPSGRRLTGLGIGQGITLIVGGGYHGKSTLLQAIERGVYAHVPGDGREFVVTASAAVSVRAEDGRSVAGVDISPFIAGLPGGVSTEVFSTANASGSTSQAAGIAEALEIGSDLLLIDEDTSATNFMIRDEAMRALINASHEPITPFVDRVRGLYEGVGVSTVMVVGGSGAFFGLADTVIALTEYVPSDVTARAHEIAGSSPITRSSGDTDFWVDYLRELPRSPRGLGMGNVRKPPRAKGLQTIQVDRQEIDVRALSQLTDAAQTQAIARALLLVEKKLAHDMSLARAVHETCGDLEVKDLDILAPARGDMAAPRASELMGAISRWRGIK
- a CDS encoding methylated-DNA--[protein]-cysteine S-methyltransferase translates to MQDSSSIPSATSAENDRQVSERVHHTLVETPLGQMHLAAREDALIGAWFTGQAHFPAKHHLGEKVEPSRHPILEQAARELEEYFAKERKSFEVPLAPDGTDFQLAVWDSLKDIPFGYTTTYGAISKIVGPGAPAQAVGQAVGHNKVSIFIPCHRVLSADGKLTGYAGGVERKQYLLDLEAPSAAEEGRLF
- a CDS encoding alpha-ketoglutarate-dependent dioxygenase AlkB; its protein translation is MPLPDWLTQLEQKAITDAYSPDFAPSGPQLPGSEVKQWAQQYTPDVALVNYYSPQVSMGMHQEQERSSTPVVSLSIGNSAFFRAGNTENRNQPFTDRFVVSFWGFVSFLAVPVGSCFMEFPRFLAVRYLTPSNGHGLMQGRFNLSTSRCEKPV
- a CDS encoding DNA-3-methyladenine glycosylase I, with the translated sequence MTEELVRPDWARTDELLRHYYDTEWGVPVTDERGVYERLCLEGFQAGLSWRTVLAKREAFREVFAGFVPEVVATFTEDDVERIAADARVIRHRGKIRAAISNAQVTLDLRERAGADASVQGFEIPRVSGDPLVIELGLPALVWSFKPEVTPIPRVLADIPTQDAHSATLAKALKKEGMKFIGPTSAYALMEAIGVIDTHLVDSHRRGISRLYAE